In one window of Tenrec ecaudatus isolate mTenEca1 chromosome 3, mTenEca1.hap1, whole genome shotgun sequence DNA:
- the LOC142443475 gene encoding dynein light chain roadblock-type 1 produces the protein MAEVEETLKRLQSQKGVQGIIVVNTEGIPIKSTMDNPTTAQYANLMHNFILKARSTVREIDPQNDLTFLRIRSKKNEIMVAPDKDYFLIVVQNPTE, from the coding sequence ATGGCAGAGGTGGAAGAAACCCTGAAGCGACTGCAGAGCCAGAAGGGTGTGCAGGGGATCATCGTGGTGAACACGGAAGGCATTCCCATCAAAAGCACCATGGACAATCCCACCACCGCACAGTACGCCAACCTCATGCACAACTTCATCTTGAAGGCCAGGAGCACTGTGCGAGAAATCGACCCCCAGAATGACCTCACCTTTCTTCGAATTcgttccaagaaaaatgaaattatggTTGCACCAGATAAAGACTATTTCCTGATTGTGGTTCAGAATCCAACCGAATAA